A single window of Bufo bufo chromosome 10, aBufBuf1.1, whole genome shotgun sequence DNA harbors:
- the NUDT19 gene encoding nucleoside diphosphate-linked moiety X motif 19 encodes MNTTLKHWREAATLILTAGCQHLGVVPKITAPGPWHGQQKKTTFDYEVLLLQRSEKSGFMPNAFVFPGGLVEPSDFSNDWVKVFGRHVQKPNFGLGVVKQPPDTRSPMFISDRTKFGSLIPGEVAFRICAIRETFEESGILLVVPENSSIEDNQKFMAAYDQDGETVAKWREEVQGDPLKFIEMCKELRCVPNIWGLHEWGNWLTPLLSKNTRRYDTAFFICCLPRKPVTVDDQKEVVTFKWRTPQEAIDQLQETTWIPPPQLYDLRRLCNFTHHEELQRFALHRGLEGCERWMPVIVRAKDGMVHTLPGDELYPEDPDVTGETAKIYSTDQTIEKLAQGGERLHRLLTVDGVARFFVNMQPKYKHVNPRLPQSDSDKKVKSQL; translated from the exons ATGAACACCACCTTAAAGCACTGGAGGGAGGCCGCCACCCTCATTTTAACAGCCGGATGCCAACATCTAGGAGTCGTACCGAAAATCACAGCTCCAGGTCCCTGGCACGGGCAGCAGAAGAAGACCACCTTCGATTATGAGGTTCTTTTACTACAACGCAGTGAGAAAAGCGGCTTCATGCCCAACGCGTTTGTGTTCCCCGGAGGCCTTGTGGAACCCTCTGATTTCTCCAATGATTGGGTAAAAGTATTTGGGAGACACGTCCAGAAGCCTAACTTTGGGCTTGGCGTGGTGAAGCAGCCTCCCGACACTAGGTCTCCCATGTTCATCAGTGACAGAACGAAGTTTGGCTCCCTGATCCCCGGCGAGGTGGCCTTCCGGATCTGCGCCATAAGGGAGACCTTTGAAGAATCGGGTATACTGTTGGTGGTTCCTGAGAACTCCAGTATTGAGGACAACCAGAAGTTCATGGCCGCTTATGATCAAGATGGAGAAACCGTAGCCAAGTGGAGGGAGGAAGTTCAGGGTGATCCCCTGAAGTTCATTGAAATGTGCAAGGAGCTACGATGTGTCCCTAATATCTGGGGTCTTCATGAGTGGGGTAACTGGCTCACCCCCTTGTTATCTAAAAACACGAGGCGCTACGACACGGCCTTCTTCATCTGCTGCTTGCCGAGAAAGCCGGTCACTGTGGATGACCAGAAAGAAGTGGTCACCTTCAAA TGGAGGACTCCTCAGGAAGCCATAGATCAATTACAGGAGACAACCTGGATCCCTCCTCCTCAGCTCTATGACTTAAGGAGATTGTGTAACTTCACGCACcatgaggagctgcagagattcgCTCTCCATCGGGGCTTGGAAGGCTGTGAAAGATGGATGCCTGTTATTGTACGTGCCAAGGATGGCATGGTGCATACACTCCCAG GAGACGAGCTGTACCCCGAGGATCCGGATGTCACCGGCGAGACAGCGAAAATTTACTCCACAGACCAAACAATAGAAAAGCTCGCCCAGGGCGGAGAGCGCCTCCACAGGCTGTTAACCGTGGATGGGGTGGCGCGGTTCTTTGTAAATATGCAGCCGAAATACAAACACGTCAACCCGCGCTTACCGCAGAGTGACAGCGACAAGAAGGTCAAGAGCCAGCTGTGA